One segment of Bacillus horti DNA contains the following:
- a CDS encoding ABC transporter permease, which translates to MTKYIIRRLLQIIPVLFIISFFVFALVHLAGDPVSLMLPEDATEEDRAALRAALNLDRPFLVQYGTYVGNMLVGDFGNSFRYNQPALPIVLERLPATLELAIASMIVATILAIPLGIWSATKQNSYVDLLATGGSVLGKAMPNFWLGIMLILLLAVTYQIFPVSGRGTINHLVLPAITLGTGIAAEMTRLIRSSMIEILHQDYVRTARSKGLRESLVVYRHAFRNSLIPVVTIMALQTSTLVGGTLITETVFSWPGLGQLLVQAVNARDMAIVQAAVFVIAFMVIAINLLSDIIYRFLDPRINYN; encoded by the coding sequence ATGACGAAATACATCATAAGAAGACTTCTGCAAATTATCCCTGTGTTATTTATTATTTCTTTTTTTGTTTTTGCCTTGGTCCATTTAGCAGGTGATCCAGTTTCTTTGATGCTGCCAGAGGATGCAACAGAAGAGGATCGTGCAGCGTTGCGGGCAGCCTTGAATTTAGACAGACCTTTCCTTGTTCAGTATGGAACGTACGTGGGGAATATGCTGGTTGGGGATTTTGGAAATTCATTTAGATATAATCAGCCTGCCCTGCCTATCGTATTAGAAAGACTGCCGGCAACGCTTGAATTAGCTATTGCCTCTATGATTGTTGCTACGATCCTAGCTATTCCTCTAGGGATATGGTCGGCTACCAAGCAAAATTCGTATGTTGATTTACTAGCTACAGGTGGGTCTGTTTTAGGAAAAGCAATGCCTAACTTTTGGCTTGGGATCATGTTAATTTTGCTACTAGCAGTGACCTATCAGATTTTTCCGGTATCTGGTCGAGGAACAATTAATCATTTAGTGTTACCTGCTATTACTTTAGGAACGGGTATTGCTGCTGAAATGACTAGACTGATTCGCTCTAGCATGATTGAAATTTTACATCAGGATTATGTTCGTACGGCAAGGAGCAAAGGGTTAAGAGAATCTCTTGTTGTCTACCGACACGCATTCAGAAACTCACTTATTCCAGTTGTTACGATTATGGCTTTACAGACTTCTACGTTAGTTGGTGGAACACTGATTACAGAGACAGTCTTTTCTTGGCCAGGGCTTGGTCAGCTATTAGTACAGGCTGTAAATGCTAGAGATATGGCTATTGTGCAAGCAGCGGTGTTTGTTATAGCATTTATGGTTATTGCTATTAATCTATTATCAGACATTATTTATCGATTCTTAGATCCAAGAATTAATTATAATTAA
- a CDS encoding ABC transporter permease, with protein sequence MSANTHNHLAAETVEPVLPKQPSTLTRWTRLLLKSKTGTAGLFIVMITIFIALFAPLLAPYDPALPNTANMLKPPVWMEGGSSEYILGTDNLGRDILSRILYGSRVSLLVGVAAVIVAGAIGLVVGLVAGYYGKFLDNVLMRLVDAFLAVPNILLILVVIGVFGASLLNLIIIIGFTNWVNYARVVRGEVLSVKEREYVKASKSIGTKNIVIIVKHILPNVFSSFVVIATLSVASTIILEASLSFLGLGIQPPHVSWGGMLSSGRNYLATSWWVATFPGVAITITVLGIIFLGDWLRDILDPRSQGRR encoded by the coding sequence ATGTCAGCTAATACTCACAATCATCTTGCCGCCGAAACGGTAGAGCCGGTTCTCCCTAAACAACCAAGTACTTTGACGCGTTGGACTCGGCTTTTGTTAAAAAGTAAAACTGGAACAGCAGGCTTATTCATTGTTATGATCACTATTTTTATTGCTTTGTTTGCACCTCTTCTTGCTCCATATGACCCTGCTTTACCAAATACGGCTAACATGCTAAAGCCTCCTGTTTGGATGGAGGGGGGAAGTTCAGAGTATATTCTAGGTACAGATAATCTTGGACGAGATATTTTAAGTAGAATCCTTTATGGTTCACGAGTGTCCCTTTTAGTTGGGGTTGCGGCTGTTATTGTTGCTGGGGCCATCGGGCTTGTGGTTGGCCTAGTGGCAGGATACTATGGGAAGTTCTTAGATAATGTATTAATGAGATTGGTCGATGCATTCCTTGCTGTACCCAATATCTTGTTGATTCTTGTTGTCATTGGAGTATTTGGGGCGAGTCTATTGAACCTTATCATCATCATAGGTTTTACAAATTGGGTGAACTACGCAAGGGTCGTTCGTGGTGAGGTGCTGAGTGTAAAAGAGCGTGAGTACGTAAAAGCATCTAAGTCTATTGGGACAAAAAATATTGTCATAATTGTCAAGCATATTCTGCCAAATGTATTTTCTTCCTTTGTTGTCATTGCTACTTTAAGTGTAGCAAGTACGATTATCTTAGAGGCCTCTTTGAGCTTCTTAGGGTTAGGAATTCAGCCTCCACACGTATCTTGGGGTGGAATGCTCAGTTCGGGTAGGAATTATTTAGCAACTAGCTGGTGGGTAGCAACCTTTCCAGGTGTAGCGATTACAATTACTGTGTTAGGTATTATCTTTTTAGGTGATTGGCTTAGAGACATATTAGATCCTAGATCTCAAGGACGTCGATAG
- a CDS encoding M20 metallopeptidase family protein: MNETKQESQLLADAKNIHQELIAWRRHLHQHPELGFEENDTSLFVQERLRQLGIEFQSGIGRTGVVGLIKGDEPGPTVALRADMDALPIQDAKNVPYASKIEGKAHLCGHDAHTTILLGAATLLTKNKPKKGQVKLIFQPAEEGFGGANEMIKDGVLKNPDVEIISGLHVHHTAETGFTTVCPGLSSAATDMFNLTIHGKGGHAAHPHLSVDSIAVTSEVVSALQQIVSRQVDPIAPLVITIGKIEGGYARNVIAPSVRLEGTVRTLDLQLRSEIEEKMNRVVKGICDAFGATHELEYEYGYPSVINDETLIPILQEASDTILGTGKLSLAKPSMGGEDFSYYAQQVPGIFFRLGIRNESKGTTFPLHHPMFDIDEDALPLGSAMLTQFALSALRRLENS; this comes from the coding sequence ATGAACGAGACCAAACAAGAGAGTCAGCTGCTTGCTGACGCAAAAAACATCCATCAAGAGTTAATTGCCTGGAGAAGGCATTTGCATCAGCATCCAGAGCTAGGCTTTGAAGAGAATGATACCTCTTTGTTTGTTCAAGAGAGGCTTCGTCAATTGGGGATTGAGTTTCAAAGCGGAATTGGGAGAACCGGTGTTGTTGGGTTGATCAAAGGGGATGAGCCTGGTCCAACTGTAGCGTTGCGTGCTGATATGGATGCTTTGCCGATCCAGGACGCAAAGAACGTTCCTTACGCTTCAAAGATAGAGGGAAAAGCTCATTTATGTGGTCATGATGCACATACGACGATCCTACTAGGGGCTGCGACTCTTTTAACAAAGAATAAACCTAAGAAAGGTCAAGTTAAGCTTATCTTTCAGCCAGCAGAGGAAGGTTTTGGTGGAGCAAATGAGATGATTAAGGATGGAGTTCTAAAAAATCCAGATGTAGAAATCATCTCTGGCTTACATGTTCATCACACAGCAGAAACAGGCTTTACTACCGTATGTCCTGGTCTAAGTAGTGCTGCAACGGATATGTTCAATTTAACGATTCATGGTAAGGGAGGGCATGCAGCTCATCCACACCTATCTGTTGATTCAATCGCTGTTACCTCTGAGGTCGTCTCGGCGTTACAGCAAATTGTGAGTAGACAGGTTGATCCTATCGCCCCCTTAGTCATAACTATAGGAAAAATTGAAGGTGGATATGCTCGGAATGTAATAGCCCCGAGTGTGCGTTTAGAGGGAACAGTTCGAACTTTGGATTTGCAGCTCCGATCTGAAATAGAAGAGAAGATGAACAGAGTTGTGAAGGGAATATGTGATGCGTTTGGTGCAACACATGAGCTGGAATATGAATATGGATATCCTTCCGTCATTAATGATGAGACTCTTATTCCGATATTACAGGAAGCATCTGATACTATTCTGGGAACAGGTAAGCTTTCACTTGCTAAGCCCTCGATGGGTGGAGAGGATTTCTCCTATTATGCTCAGCAGGTACCAGGTATTTTCTTTCGACTAGGTATTCGAAATGAATCGAAAGGAACGACTTTTCCGTTACATCATCCGATGTTTGATATTGATGAGGATGCGCTACCACTAGGCTCCGCTATGCTTACACAATTTGCCTTATCTGCACTTCGGAGATTAGAAAATAGCTAG
- a CDS encoding reverse transcriptase-like protein — protein MIKVYIDGASAGDPGQSGAGIYINHGGGNVEHISRPLGLLTNHEAEFEALLIALKHGEERKWAIVSFHTDSQLVEQAVEKRFVKNKKYQPYLEEALELISHFDLFFIKWIPSKENQVADQLARDAIRLNL, from the coding sequence ATGATAAAAGTTTATATAGATGGAGCAAGTGCCGGGGATCCAGGACAATCAGGAGCAGGAATATACATCAATCATGGTGGGGGAAATGTAGAGCATATTTCAAGACCACTTGGTCTTCTTACTAACCATGAGGCAGAATTCGAAGCTTTATTGATCGCGCTAAAGCATGGAGAAGAAAGGAAATGGGCTATCGTTTCTTTTCATACTGATTCACAGCTGGTCGAGCAAGCAGTTGAAAAACGCTTCGTTAAAAATAAAAAATATCAGCCCTATCTAGAAGAAGCTTTAGAGCTGATATCGCATTTTGATCTGTTTTTTATTAAATGGATCCCGAGTAAAGAAAATCAAGTGGCTGATCAATTAGCTCGTGATGCTATTAGATTAAATCTATAA
- a CDS encoding ABC transporter substrate-binding protein produces MRRFWKLGFISMLAILFILAGCGGGSTDSSSSSEGGSDSSTGGSEAGTDTEENRTLTVAMGTDMVSFDIHDHNNTSTEAIHINVFNYLFKGDENKVLSGDLVEYYDLVDNTTWEFRLKPDVTFHNGDPLTAEDVKFTLERVATDSSLREYPNYRQILEVNVIDELNFQIITDGPQPALLNRLSRIGSGILPKNYIEENGWDHFLSNPIGSGPYKFVEWMRDDRVVFEAHEDYWEGDNQEWDRLVFRVIPEASTRVAELLTGGVDIAMNVPPNEWDRINGNDGTNVIVGDANRVIMLTIRQTEGLPTSDPRVVEAIDLAINNEAITEHILGGAGTPTRTRVTPGNFGANESLFNTYLYDLERAKELMAEAGYADGFDITFQSPHGRYLQDREVAEIIVSMLSEININASLEFMEWSNFVEMRNSKTNKEIYMIGFGNSMFDADLAVDLYQSDRAAGETDYNDSEVDELIAAARVNMDPIERAEQYERIQEIIAEGRPHIYLHQEKSNYGVGDRIDFTPRIDEMLIVDDITRK; encoded by the coding sequence GTGAGACGATTTTGGAAGCTAGGGTTCATTAGTATGTTAGCGATATTGTTTATACTGGCTGGTTGTGGTGGTGGAAGTACAGACAGTTCATCTTCTTCAGAAGGTGGCAGTGACTCTTCAACTGGTGGAAGTGAAGCAGGCACAGACACTGAAGAGAATAGAACTTTAACTGTTGCTATGGGTACAGATATGGTATCTTTCGATATCCACGATCACAATAATACATCAACAGAAGCCATTCATATTAATGTTTTTAACTATCTTTTTAAAGGGGACGAAAACAAGGTCCTTAGTGGAGATTTAGTAGAGTACTATGACTTGGTTGACAATACAACTTGGGAATTTCGCTTAAAGCCTGATGTTACGTTCCATAACGGTGATCCGTTAACAGCTGAGGATGTTAAGTTTACTCTTGAAAGGGTAGCTACAGACAGCTCATTAAGGGAGTATCCAAACTATAGGCAAATTTTAGAGGTTAATGTTATAGATGAATTAAATTTCCAAATTATAACGGATGGACCTCAGCCAGCTTTACTTAACCGTTTATCTCGGATCGGTTCAGGTATCCTACCTAAAAATTATATCGAAGAGAACGGATGGGATCATTTCTTATCAAATCCAATCGGTTCTGGTCCATACAAATTTGTAGAGTGGATGCGAGATGATCGCGTAGTCTTCGAAGCACATGAAGATTACTGGGAGGGAGACAATCAGGAATGGGATAGACTTGTCTTCCGTGTTATCCCTGAGGCATCAACTAGGGTTGCGGAGCTTTTAACAGGTGGAGTAGATATTGCCATGAACGTACCTCCTAATGAGTGGGATCGTATTAATGGAAATGATGGAACAAACGTAATTGTTGGTGACGCTAACCGTGTTATCATGCTTACTATAAGACAGACAGAAGGTCTACCTACTTCTGATCCACGTGTCGTTGAGGCGATTGATCTTGCTATTAACAATGAAGCGATTACTGAACATATTTTAGGAGGAGCTGGGACTCCAACACGTACTCGTGTTACTCCTGGTAACTTTGGTGCTAACGAATCATTATTTAATACGTACTTGTATGATCTTGAAAGAGCGAAGGAGCTTATGGCAGAAGCAGGTTACGCGGATGGTTTCGATATTACCTTCCAATCTCCACATGGGCGTTACCTACAAGATCGTGAAGTGGCTGAAATTATCGTGAGTATGCTATCAGAGATTAATATTAATGCAAGCCTAGAGTTTATGGAATGGAGTAACTTTGTTGAAATGCGTAACTCCAAAACGAATAAAGAAATTTACATGATTGGCTTTGGTAACTCTATGTTTGATGCTGATTTAGCCGTTGACCTATACCAGTCTGATCGTGCAGCTGGAGAGACGGATTACAATGATTCAGAAGTGGACGAGCTTATTGCAGCAGCTAGAGTTAACATGGATCCAATAGAGCGTGCTGAGCAATATGAACGCATTCAAGAAATTATTGCTGAGGGTAGACCACACATCTATCTACACCAAGAAAAGAGTAACTATGGCGTAGGCGATAGAATTGACTTTACTCCTCGTATTGATGAGATGTTAATCGTTGATGATATTACACGAAAGTAA
- a CDS encoding cell wall hydrolase has translation MKKYISIAFAITLALCVFATEGKALTEEIHGSSVQLDQEQVPLKDPLYMKDGRIFVPLRLLSEALDIEVNWHKNTQQVEVKTAFNDQIWFNVGSKLVAMNGTEYLMDTQPFMEDGRVYLPLKHISEILHTRLMWEGTTKTAHLTTVAPYIVEKGDSLESISKEFSLSVGELKRVNDTDDGFLAVGQELRVLAPEYLSTPLSAEDVNLLAKIIFIEAGYEAYEGQIAVGNVIMNRVAHSSFPDTIRDVIYHPGQFPPAHNGTFEQTVPSDTAVNAAREVLGGKEYARGALYFFNPNVTRHSFFTSKEVIATFGNHRFVR, from the coding sequence ATGAAAAAGTATATCAGTATAGCTTTTGCTATCACCTTAGCACTGTGTGTATTTGCCACAGAGGGGAAGGCACTTACTGAAGAAATCCATGGTTCAAGTGTACAGCTAGATCAGGAGCAAGTACCCTTGAAGGATCCTTTGTATATGAAGGATGGAAGAATCTTTGTACCTCTAAGATTACTATCAGAGGCCTTAGATATCGAAGTTAATTGGCATAAGAACACACAGCAGGTAGAAGTGAAGACAGCGTTTAACGATCAAATATGGTTTAATGTAGGGAGTAAGCTCGTAGCTATGAATGGTACAGAATATCTAATGGATACGCAACCATTTATGGAGGACGGGAGAGTATATCTACCCCTAAAGCATATCTCTGAAATCCTACATACTAGATTAATGTGGGAGGGCACAACAAAAACAGCACATTTAACAACAGTTGCACCATATATCGTTGAAAAAGGAGACTCTTTAGAGTCTATCAGTAAAGAATTTTCTCTTTCAGTTGGAGAATTAAAGAGAGTGAATGATACAGACGATGGATTTTTAGCCGTCGGTCAAGAGCTCCGTGTACTGGCTCCTGAGTATCTAAGCACACCACTGTCTGCTGAGGATGTCAATTTACTAGCCAAAATTATTTTTATTGAGGCTGGATATGAAGCGTATGAAGGCCAGATTGCTGTAGGTAATGTCATTATGAATCGAGTAGCACATTCTAGCTTTCCAGACACGATTCGTGACGTTATTTATCATCCTGGACAATTTCCACCTGCTCATAACGGAACCTTTGAACAAACGGTTCCAAGTGATACGGCCGTTAATGCGGCTAGAGAAGTATTGGGTGGAAAGGAATATGCCAGAGGTGCTTTATACTTCTTCAACCCCAATGTAACTAGACATTCTTTCTTTACAAGTAAGGAAGTTATAGCTACCTTTGGGAACCATCGATTTGTCAGATAG
- a CDS encoding 5'-3' exonuclease yields the protein MTMNEQKSVMLVDGMALLFRGFFANSHHGYIRKTSAGLPTNAVFGFVKYFWDAIVTFQPTHVICCWDMGSRTFRNELFTEYKANRGAPPEELIPQFDLVKEVVSSFDVPNVGLVGYEADDCIGTLAKLHSRESKVQILTGDHDSLQLLDDNIEVIIMKKGASNYAVYTSDLLLEEKGITPAQMIDVKGLMGDTSDNYPGVKGIGEKTAIKLIQEYGSINGILENLDKLKPSVQKKINEDIDMLHLSRKLAEIRCDVPVSCVLEDCVWSMNPAKVIDQFEVLEFNSLKKLIS from the coding sequence ATTACTATGAATGAGCAAAAATCAGTCATGCTAGTTGATGGTATGGCCTTATTGTTTCGCGGTTTTTTTGCCAATTCTCACCATGGCTACATAAGAAAAACATCTGCTGGCTTACCTACAAATGCTGTTTTTGGCTTTGTTAAATATTTTTGGGATGCCATTGTTACGTTTCAGCCTACTCATGTTATTTGCTGTTGGGATATGGGAAGCAGAACGTTTAGGAATGAGCTTTTTACAGAATATAAAGCGAACCGGGGAGCTCCACCTGAGGAACTCATTCCCCAATTTGATTTGGTGAAAGAGGTCGTTTCAAGCTTTGATGTGCCTAATGTTGGTTTAGTTGGATATGAAGCAGATGATTGTATCGGGACCTTAGCCAAGCTGCACAGTAGAGAGTCGAAGGTGCAAATCTTAACTGGAGATCATGATAGCTTGCAGCTACTAGATGATAATATCGAGGTTATCATTATGAAAAAAGGCGCATCCAATTATGCGGTGTATACTAGTGATTTGCTGCTAGAGGAAAAAGGAATTACACCAGCACAAATGATAGATGTAAAAGGCTTAATGGGTGATACAAGTGATAATTATCCTGGTGTCAAAGGAATAGGAGAGAAGACAGCCATTAAACTTATTCAAGAATATGGTTCTATTAATGGCATCTTAGAGAATCTGGACAAGCTGAAGCCTAGTGTTCAGAAGAAGATTAACGAGGATATCGACATGCTGCACCTGTCTAGGAAGCTAGCAGAGATTCGTTGTGATGTCCCTGTTTCCTGCGTCCTTGAGGATTGTGTGTGGAGCATGAATCCAGCCAAGGTCATAGATCAGTTTGAGGTTTTAGAGTTTAATAGTTTAAAGAAATTGATTAGCTAA
- a CDS encoding M20/M25/M40 family metallo-hydrolase — MYQYIEENKDMYIKWLQELCRQPSVAAQNRGMKETADMVQKMISEHTHAKVELLETSGYPVVYGEINTGKEKTLSFYNHYDVQPEDPLDLWNSDPFGAEIRDGKIYARGVADNKGNLVARLAAVHAYLNVYGEMPINVKFIFEGEEEIGSVHLDEFKEKYPEKLKADGCIWEFGYKNPDGRLQVSLGVKGMQYVELRCKGANIDLHSANAAVIENPAWRLVWALQTLKNDKEEILIEGFYDRVLKPDEAELELLEEMIYEEEATLKRLDLDNFLLNLTGVPLKEKLIFQPTCTICGIESGYTGEGAKTVLPSEARVKLDFRLVPNQDPAEISKLLRNHLDKHGFEDIEIITFTGEHPAKTDIHDPLVQTVLQNVEKVYGRPPTINRMSPGTGPMYILCQELGIPAVSLGVGNDSSQNHAPNENIKVEDYIQGIKMMATIVHEFAHTGKD; from the coding sequence GTGTATCAATATATTGAAGAGAACAAGGACATGTACATTAAGTGGTTGCAGGAGCTTTGTAGACAGCCTAGTGTAGCTGCACAAAATCGAGGGATGAAAGAAACGGCAGACATGGTTCAAAAGATGATTAGTGAGCATACCCACGCAAAGGTTGAATTGCTGGAAACGTCAGGTTATCCTGTCGTTTACGGAGAAATAAATACTGGCAAGGAAAAGACCTTGTCCTTTTATAACCATTATGATGTTCAGCCAGAGGATCCGTTAGATTTATGGAATAGTGATCCATTTGGAGCGGAAATCAGAGACGGTAAGATTTATGCCAGAGGAGTGGCCGATAATAAAGGAAATCTGGTGGCTAGATTGGCTGCTGTACACGCGTATTTAAACGTATATGGTGAGATGCCGATAAACGTCAAATTTATTTTCGAAGGCGAAGAGGAAATTGGAAGTGTTCATTTAGACGAGTTTAAAGAAAAGTATCCTGAAAAGCTTAAAGCAGACGGATGTATATGGGAGTTCGGCTACAAAAATCCTGATGGTCGACTGCAGGTTAGCTTGGGCGTTAAGGGAATGCAGTACGTAGAGCTGCGCTGCAAGGGAGCAAACATTGATTTACATTCGGCTAACGCTGCTGTGATTGAGAACCCTGCTTGGCGGCTGGTTTGGGCTCTACAAACATTAAAGAACGATAAAGAAGAGATCCTTATTGAAGGGTTTTATGACCGTGTTTTAAAGCCTGATGAAGCAGAGTTAGAGCTTCTAGAGGAAATGATTTATGAAGAAGAAGCGACACTAAAGCGTCTTGATTTAGATAACTTTCTACTGAATCTTACAGGAGTTCCATTAAAGGAAAAGCTCATTTTCCAACCTACTTGTACCATTTGTGGGATTGAATCAGGATATACAGGGGAGGGAGCGAAAACAGTATTACCTTCAGAGGCTAGGGTAAAGCTTGATTTTCGTCTAGTTCCCAACCAAGATCCTGCTGAAATTAGCAAGCTATTGCGCAACCATTTAGATAAGCATGGGTTTGAGGACATAGAAATCATTACATTTACAGGTGAGCATCCGGCAAAGACAGATATACATGACCCTCTAGTACAGACTGTTCTTCAGAACGTAGAAAAAGTATACGGTAGACCACCAACGATCAATCGCATGTCACCAGGAACTGGTCCTATGTATATCCTTTGCCAGGAGCTTGGCATACCTGCAGTTTCATTGGGAGTTGGAAATGATAGCTCTCAAAATCATGCTCCTAATGAAAATATTAAAGTAGAGGATTACATCCAAGGAATTAAAATGATGGCTACGATTGTCCATGAGTTTGCTCATACTGGGAAAGACTGA
- a CDS encoding amidohydrolase, whose product MKKWTRYESRFEQFITKYSEELVRWRRDFHQHPELGWMEYRTTFKIAQILEKLSYDVIIGREVLSSSFRLGLPDRQQSYAAVVRAKEEGVPEEYLEQMVDGHTGLVAKLDTGKEGPHIALRFDIDALPIQEFEDAKHDPYRLKFHSKHPGVMHACGHDGHMTIGLGLAHFIHECREELTGTFTLLFQPAEEGSRGAKAMVEKGWLEGVDYFLAGHIGFSVFELGEVAASTSNFLATTKLNVEFKGKSAHAGQEPQNGRNALQAGAAAALQIHSIPRHGEGITRVNVGKMNAGEGRNIIPEYSLLELETRGQTTDLNQYMVKEVKRIITAAAMAYDVQAGVEIVGEGISSSCDQELTYLIQKLWQGSSRIKQIKESAELGASEDVCYMLQRVKEQGGQATYMLFGSPLEAGHHHPLFDYREEVLEVAIEAFSRIVYHLSTGDEQGNDHNKG is encoded by the coding sequence ATGAAAAAATGGACACGTTATGAGTCAAGGTTTGAGCAATTTATAACAAAATACTCAGAGGAGCTTGTAAGGTGGAGAAGGGATTTTCACCAACATCCAGAGCTTGGCTGGATGGAGTATAGGACAACATTTAAAATTGCGCAAATTTTAGAAAAGTTAAGTTATGATGTGATCATCGGGAGAGAGGTATTATCTAGTTCTTTCCGATTAGGACTCCCTGATCGTCAGCAATCTTATGCGGCTGTTGTAAGAGCTAAAGAGGAAGGAGTTCCAGAAGAGTATTTAGAGCAAATGGTGGATGGTCATACTGGACTTGTTGCCAAGCTTGATACAGGAAAAGAAGGACCTCATATCGCTTTAAGGTTCGATATCGATGCCCTACCAATTCAAGAGTTTGAGGATGCCAAGCATGACCCATACAGATTGAAGTTTCATTCTAAGCATCCAGGAGTCATGCACGCATGCGGTCATGATGGACACATGACAATTGGTCTAGGACTAGCTCATTTTATCCATGAATGCAGAGAAGAGCTAACAGGGACCTTTACCCTGCTTTTCCAGCCTGCAGAGGAAGGAAGCAGGGGAGCAAAAGCTATGGTTGAGAAAGGCTGGCTAGAAGGTGTTGATTATTTTTTAGCGGGACATATTGGGTTTTCAGTATTTGAGCTTGGTGAGGTAGCTGCAAGTACTTCCAACTTTTTAGCTACAACAAAGCTTAACGTTGAGTTCAAAGGAAAGTCTGCTCATGCTGGACAGGAGCCACAAAATGGGAGAAATGCATTACAAGCTGGTGCAGCAGCAGCCTTACAGATCCACAGTATACCCCGACACGGTGAAGGCATTACTCGGGTTAACGTGGGGAAAATGAATGCAGGAGAGGGAAGAAATATAATTCCAGAATATAGTTTATTGGAACTAGAAACACGTGGTCAAACTACTGATTTGAATCAATATATGGTTAAAGAGGTTAAACGTATCATCACAGCAGCAGCAATGGCTTATGATGTACAAGCCGGAGTTGAGATTGTGGGGGAAGGGATTAGCAGTTCATGTGATCAGGAGCTTACATATCTAATACAAAAGTTGTGGCAAGGAAGCTCAAGGATCAAACAAATTAAAGAATCAGCAGAATTAGGAGCGTCTGAGGATGTCTGTTATATGCTTCAGAGGGTCAAGGAGCAAGGCGGTCAAGCAACATATATGTTATTCGGTAGTCCGTTAGAGGCTGGACATCATCACCCACTTTTTGATTACAGAGAGGAGGTACTAGAAGTAGCGATTGAAGCGTTCTCTAGAATCGTCTATCATCTATCAACAGGTGACGAACAAGGTAATGATCACAATAAAGGTTAG